The window TAAGACAGTGCCAAAATCTCAAGCAGAGGAAATTCAGAGAAGCAGCGATTGAACCAATCATCTGTTATAGCCACCATTGAtagtttcaaagtttttaGATTCTTGCAAGAGCTGATATTGATACAACAAGGCTGAAATTGCCCTCTAAATTCAAAAGCTTGAAGATTCATAGCTTTGGTCCCAAACTCATACAACCCACTATTGTTTTGAACTTCCATTGTTATGAGTTCATTAGTTTCACATAACCAAAGACTTCTCAATCCAAGGCAAGAATCGAGTTTGATATGTTGAATGAAAGGACAATTTGAGACTAATCTTTTTACAGTCTCATCTTCAGCAAAAACTCCCAAAAGACTTACACTTTTCATACTCAACAACTTGTATCCATCCAATGAAGGACACAATTTGCAATCACCAACTGTCAAAACTGTCAATGACTGATTTGCAAAAACTCTCTGAGGCAGATTGTACCTTTTGCCATTTTCCACTGTCACAACAATCTCGAGCTCCTGGACACCGCTCTCGAGAACGTAGTCGATCCACCGGTCGACAACGACCATTGAGTTTGGCTCCGGGAAGTCGGTATGAAGCTTGAATTTTCTGAGGCATTTCAGCTGCTTTAGAGTTTGTTCCACAAAGTTGATGAGGTgaaatcttttgttttgaagtttgGACTCAATGTGAAAGAAGTTTTTGTCAAATTCAAAAGATGGGAAAGTGAGCCAAAGATGAATCCATCTTTTGGATAAGATTGtggtttgaattatttgtttgatggagagaaatgaaagaatatgCTGCAAAATGGGGTCTGGGAGTTCAGATATCAGATCCATTTGGGATTGAAGAGTTTTGattcagaaaaaaaataaaagagtgcTAAAAATGGGATTTCAGAAAAGTCAACTGCTCTCTTTTGGAGAA of the Cucumis sativus cultivar 9930 chromosome 3, Cucumber_9930_V3, whole genome shotgun sequence genome contains:
- the LOC101214267 gene encoding putative F-box/LRR-repeat protein At3g18150; this translates as MDLISELPDPILQHILSFLSIKQIIQTTILSKRWIHLWLTFPSFEFDKNFFHIESKLQNKRFHLINFVEQTLKQLKCLRKFKLHTDFPEPNSMVVVDRWIDYVLESGVQELEIVVTVENGKRYNLPQRVFANQSLTVLTVGDCKLCPSLDGYKLLSMKSVSLLGVFAEDETVKRLVSNCPFIQHIKLDSCLGLRSLWLCETNELITMEVQNNSGLYEFGTKAMNLQAFEFRGQFQPCCINISSCKNLKTLKLSMVAITDDWFNRCFSEFPLLEILALSYCHMLESLRISSSHLKKFILCGCESVTRVDIDAPCLSGLEFSGDVISFSLNAPALSQADIELSPRIFDNPWVVKQIEFLAHFNHLKSLTLQSQTGKSVVIPQELRETFGSPLYGVKHLKLRIIKPLFSPSLKDLVKALLWIAPQPQTIAVESGFGKKILKFVYEKARDDGGAVDEYHCSCNSLPITCWKHCLKELKFENIREDDEINNLMNFFHEINADIMLHNFKMEYA